The Azospirillum baldaniorum genome window below encodes:
- a CDS encoding helix-turn-helix transcriptional regulator: MQISANQQAGECHGMAPPVQPAEGSAALTGLVAQVARLVACGHPDKEIATTLKVPNQSVKNAVRAAKRVLGVQGRAQFATVLKIRSADAQAFPLSPRHESVLALFSDGKRNKEIGRALSISAETVRSHMSEIFRRTGSKNRVQAAVWWRSRATQAGAATSPQMEA; the protein is encoded by the coding sequence ATGCAGATCAGTGCCAATCAGCAAGCCGGAGAATGCCATGGGATGGCGCCCCCGGTCCAGCCCGCCGAAGGTTCCGCGGCCCTGACGGGCCTCGTCGCCCAAGTCGCGCGGCTGGTCGCGTGCGGCCATCCCGACAAGGAGATCGCGACCACGCTGAAGGTCCCCAACCAGTCCGTGAAGAATGCCGTACGGGCGGCCAAGCGAGTTCTCGGCGTTCAGGGCAGGGCACAGTTCGCGACCGTTTTGAAGATCCGCAGCGCCGATGCCCAGGCCTTCCCTCTCTCGCCGCGCCATGAGTCGGTGCTGGCCCTGTTTTCCGACGGCAAGAGGAACAAGGAAATCGGCCGAGCGCTCAGCATCTCTGCCGAGACCGTTCGCTCGCACATGTCCGAGATATTCCGCCGGACCGGCTCGAAGAACCGCGTCCAGGCCGCGGTCTGGTGGCGCTCCCGCGCGACCCAGGCCGGTGCCGCCACCTCCCCGCAGATGGAGGCGTGA
- a CDS encoding RusA family crossover junction endodeoxyribonuclease: protein MTRCAVIEMPAPPSANNLFKNVRGGRVPTPAYDAWKQAAVWKVKAQRHEPIHGPVTILVEHGKRAGRVDTDNLFKAPLDLLVKLGLIEDDNANIVAELTGRPNVPGLTGCRVTITQKETP from the coding sequence ATGACCCGTTGCGCCGTGATCGAAATGCCCGCCCCGCCGAGCGCCAACAACCTGTTCAAGAACGTGCGTGGCGGTCGCGTGCCGACCCCCGCTTACGACGCTTGGAAGCAGGCTGCCGTCTGGAAGGTCAAGGCACAGCGTCACGAACCTATCCACGGCCCGGTGACTATCCTGGTCGAGCACGGCAAGCGCGCCGGGCGCGTCGACACCGACAATCTGTTCAAGGCCCCGCTCGACCTCCTGGTGAAGCTGGGCCTCATCGAAGACGACAACGCCAACATCGTGGCCGAGCTGACCGGGCGCCCCAACGTGCCGGGCCTGACGGGCTGCCGTGTCACGATCACGCAGAAGGAAACCCCGTGA
- the dnaN gene encoding DNA polymerase III subunit beta has translation MTITAKRPRAARETNSTPVARLTIDSPVLLRAVKAVSLVVARSNTIPILSNVAIKADPAGTVRLWATDQDIAILRTTPADVPAAFGTTVGAKTLAAVLDAISPGPVTLEPNGAAMRVAITAEDVTGEVFALPIEDMPDAPAVQTDKPFQMPAGDLLRLFESVKHCISTEETRYYLNGIFLRRHGGTLRAVATDGHRMGIASIASPVDGDHKDLDSGVIIPRSAVGMVLRLLAVLPEAAPVTLTIPNGPDKAARMAFSWEHGGETTEIVTRLVDGTYPDYERVIPKDTTKAFTVYRAMLRRALKTVGPALTCDSKGVKLTLNKASLQVSASSPQLGSLSTRVTVASTDVGEIGFNARYVAEMLDAFDGEAVTFRFEDGAMPCVVEPADDGRPSEQQDRVSLRQVLMPMRV, from the coding sequence ATGACCATCACCGCGAAGAGGCCCAGGGCGGCCCGCGAGACCAACTCGACGCCCGTCGCCCGCCTGACCATCGATTCCCCCGTCCTGCTGCGCGCCGTAAAGGCGGTCTCGCTCGTCGTGGCCCGCAGCAACACCATCCCGATCCTGTCCAACGTCGCGATCAAAGCCGACCCCGCCGGCACCGTGCGCCTCTGGGCGACCGATCAAGACATCGCGATCCTGCGCACGACCCCCGCCGACGTGCCGGCGGCGTTCGGAACCACCGTCGGAGCCAAGACGCTCGCCGCAGTGCTTGACGCCATCTCGCCCGGACCGGTGACGCTGGAGCCGAACGGCGCGGCCATGCGGGTCGCCATCACCGCCGAGGATGTGACAGGCGAGGTGTTCGCGCTCCCCATCGAGGACATGCCCGACGCTCCGGCCGTCCAGACCGACAAGCCGTTCCAGATGCCGGCCGGCGACCTGCTTCGGCTGTTCGAGTCCGTCAAGCACTGCATCAGCACCGAGGAAACCCGCTACTACCTGAACGGCATCTTCCTGCGGCGCCACGGTGGCACTCTGCGCGCCGTCGCCACCGACGGCCACCGGATGGGCATCGCCAGCATCGCGTCGCCCGTGGACGGCGATCACAAGGACCTGGACTCCGGGGTCATCATCCCGCGATCGGCGGTCGGCATGGTCCTGCGGCTGCTGGCCGTCCTGCCGGAAGCGGCGCCGGTCACGCTGACCATTCCGAACGGGCCGGACAAAGCCGCGCGCATGGCCTTCTCCTGGGAGCACGGCGGCGAGACGACGGAGATCGTCACCCGGCTCGTGGACGGCACCTATCCCGACTACGAGCGTGTCATCCCGAAGGACACGACGAAGGCCTTCACGGTCTACCGGGCCATGCTGCGCCGGGCGCTGAAGACGGTCGGGCCGGCGCTGACCTGCGACAGCAAGGGCGTGAAGCTCACGCTGAACAAGGCGTCCCTGCAGGTCTCCGCCTCCTCCCCGCAGTTGGGCAGCCTGTCCACCCGCGTCACGGTCGCCAGCACCGACGTCGGCGAGATCGGCTTCAACGCCCGCTACGTGGCCGAGATGCTGGACGCCTTCGACGGCGAAGCGGTGACGTTCCGCTTCGAAGACGGCGCCATGCCCTGTGTGGTGGAGCCGGCGGACGATGGGCGCCCGAGCGAGCAGCAGGACCGCGTATCGCTGCGCCAAGTCCTCATGCCGATGCGCGTTTGA
- a CDS encoding HNH endonuclease signature motif containing protein, with protein MSKIGHNKPPSDASDVGGGKLGRGKWLRVRKPLSQRFAEKVSVNPITGCHDWTGCISSGYGQISSEDSKPVLAHRVAYEMAYGPIPEGLHIDHLCRNRRCVNPEHLEAVTVLENTLRGALGIVTRAKASLQTHCKRGHPFSPENTGIDHRGHRFCRACQSDAIRRHQKQNHAHRMEMQRTRRAEQRAAR; from the coding sequence ATGAGCAAGATCGGCCACAACAAGCCGCCGTCCGACGCGAGCGACGTCGGCGGCGGAAAGCTCGGTCGGGGAAAATGGCTCCGCGTGCGGAAGCCGCTGTCGCAGCGCTTCGCCGAGAAGGTCTCCGTCAATCCGATCACCGGGTGCCATGACTGGACCGGCTGCATCAGCAGTGGATACGGCCAGATCAGCAGCGAGGATTCGAAGCCGGTTCTGGCGCATCGAGTGGCCTACGAAATGGCCTATGGGCCGATCCCGGAAGGCCTGCACATCGATCATCTCTGCCGCAATCGACGCTGCGTCAACCCCGAGCATTTGGAAGCTGTGACCGTCCTGGAAAACACCTTGCGCGGCGCGCTTGGGATCGTAACCCGAGCAAAGGCGTCACTCCAAACCCACTGCAAGCGCGGACACCCATTCTCTCCGGAGAATACCGGCATCGACCATCGCGGGCATCGATTTTGTCGCGCCTGCCAGTCCGATGCCATCCGCCGCCATCAGAAACAAAACCACGCGCACCGCATGGAAATGCAACGCACCCGGCGCGCTGAACAGAGGGCCGCACGATGA
- a CDS encoding DUF2312 domain-containing protein produces MSDVGGIAADRLKSFVFRIEKLEEEKKGLTDDIREVYAESKSAGFDNKILRQIIRLRKMDKADLQEQDAILELYREALGMTS; encoded by the coding sequence ATGAGTGATGTCGGTGGAATAGCTGCTGATCGCCTGAAATCCTTCGTCTTCCGCATCGAGAAGCTGGAAGAAGAAAAGAAGGGGCTAACCGACGATATTCGCGAAGTCTACGCAGAAAGCAAAAGCGCGGGGTTTGACAATAAAATTCTTCGCCAAATCATTCGTCTTCGCAAGATGGATAAGGCGGACCTGCAAGAGCAAGACGCGATACTTGAGTTGTATCGCGAAGCGCTCGGGATGACGTCATGA
- a CDS encoding helix-turn-helix transcriptional regulator has protein sequence MSAAAHWLSLRRALVHARAAKGLHQEAVAKDLRCTRQALSAWEKGVNFPPADKLFAWAALVGVRITHEHLSQSAMDDCAKEAA, from the coding sequence ATGAGCGCCGCCGCCCACTGGCTTTCCCTCCGCCGCGCGCTGGTGCATGCCCGCGCCGCGAAGGGGCTCCATCAGGAAGCCGTCGCCAAGGATCTGCGCTGCACCCGGCAAGCGCTGTCCGCCTGGGAGAAGGGCGTCAATTTCCCGCCCGCCGACAAGCTGTTCGCCTGGGCCGCGCTCGTCGGCGTCCGCATCACCCACGAACACCTCTCGCAAAGCGCAATGGACGATTGCGCGAAGGAGGCCGCATGA
- a CDS encoding helix-turn-helix domain-containing protein, giving the protein MSKARLASDLEHAVLLGVAQHKMYREIAESHGVTKEEVRACAAKLAARLGCSTKLDLMERAQALGYGGRFTEPAAGERSRPAFTGMPAHQSQVLEALVKNAEANGAVPMTYRELTEASGLSDPRTTSDAVHGLARRGLVKRQPHCPRSLHLVVAKLNPLRSVAVPA; this is encoded by the coding sequence ATGAGCAAGGCACGCCTCGCGTCCGACCTGGAGCACGCCGTCCTTCTCGGCGTCGCCCAGCACAAGATGTACCGGGAGATCGCCGAGTCCCACGGGGTCACGAAAGAGGAGGTTCGGGCTTGCGCCGCCAAGCTGGCCGCGCGCCTCGGCTGCTCGACCAAGCTCGACCTGATGGAGCGGGCGCAGGCTCTCGGCTATGGCGGGCGCTTCACTGAGCCTGCGGCCGGAGAGCGGTCGCGGCCGGCATTCACGGGGATGCCCGCGCATCAATCCCAGGTACTCGAAGCCCTCGTGAAAAACGCGGAGGCCAATGGGGCCGTCCCGATGACCTACCGGGAGCTGACGGAGGCTTCGGGCCTTTCGGACCCCCGCACCACCTCCGATGCGGTCCATGGGCTTGCTCGGCGTGGCTTGGTCAAGCGGCAGCCGCACTGTCCGCGCTCGCTCCACCTCGTGGTCGCCAAGCTCAACCCTCTGCGCTCCGTGGCGGTGCCAGCATGA